In Fragaria vesca subsp. vesca linkage group LG1, FraVesHawaii_1.0, whole genome shotgun sequence, the sequence ATCTAAATAGAACTCATTTTGAGTCTAAATTTTTGTTTCAATAGACCATTCAGTTTTTAAAGTGACTCAGAAGTCATTATCTTTGCAACCTCTTTCATATGTTCCTTTTAATGTTGGAGATGTGAGATGTCCATGTCACACGGAGTTTCGTGAAATACACCAAAATATTCTATATCTGCAACTAATACGATCACCTAAATTGTAGAACCTAAATTTGAGGCTATCATTCCTAGAGCTAGATATCCTTGAAAAATGTAAGAGGCTAGAATTAGAAAAAAGGAACAGATGAGTCAATGTGAGAAAAATTAACACCATAGCTTGTTCCAGAAGAAGATATTTACACCTCCAATTTCAGTTTAATTTAGAAAATTGTTTGATTAGTTTTTCTAATTGCAGCCACGAACCTATTGCTGCCATCCTACCTCTATTAAGCACTTCCTTCCATCCCAAGTCTTAATGATCTCCCAAATCCTAAACACATTAGCCCTTAGCCCTAGCCAATACAAAACTAGCTACCATTGTTTCCAGTTTCTCCCCCATATCAGAACGGCCGGCTCCCATCATGGCTAGAGCCGCGGTTCTTGTGTGGCTCTTGTCGATGATGTTAGTCTCCATCGACATTGCACAAGGCTACGGTATTAACTGGGGTTCAATGATGACACACCCTTTGCCTCCCAAAAAAGTTGTTGCAATGCTTAAGGAAAATGGCTTCAAGAAAGTGAAGCTTTTCGATGCAGAGCCATCGATGATGGACGCGTTGGCCGGTTCAGGCCTAGAGGTTATGGTCGGAATCCCCAATGATAAGTTGTCAGAACTTGCTAGTGATTATGGAAGTGCCAAAGCCTGGGTGAAGCACAATGTGACCAGCTATTTGTATGACGGGGGCGTCGCTATCAAGTATGAGTTTATTAACTGTTTCAATGGCATGTCATTATTTTTAATCTTCATGTTCCCAAATTTCTATTATATGTCTAGCTGGAGAACCATTTCTAGACTTGATTTTTGCGTGCTGTTTGAACTTGATTTTACAGATATGTGGCTGTTGGAAACGAGCCATTCTTGTCAAGTTACAATGGGAGTTATGTTAAGACTACTTATCCGGCTATGAAAAACATTCAGAAGGCCTTGTATGATAGTAGCCAGGAAGTTGGATCGAAAATCAAAGTCACCACTCCCTTCAATGCGGATGTGTATCATTCGAAATCAGACAAGCCAACGGATGGTGAATTCCGACAGAACATTAGGGATAGTATGGTGCAGATTCTAGGACTCCTGAAGCAAGCCAAGTCTCCATTTCTTGTCAACATATACCCCTTCCTTAGTTTGTCCCAAAACACTGATTTTCCTAGGGAATTTGCTTTCTTTGATGGTGGTGGAAAGGGGGTTGATGATGGCAACATCCACTACGACAATGTGTTTGATGCAAATCTGGATACAGCTCACTATGCATTGAAAAAGGAAGGTTATTCGGACTTGGAGATTATAATCGGAGAAGTCGGATGGCCTACAGATGGTGGCAGGGATGCCAACGTCAAATTGGCACAGAAGTTTTATGACGGCCTCTTCAAGAAGCTAGCAAAAGGGCAAGGAAGCCCTCTTCGAAAAGGAAGCGTAGAAGTGTACCTCTTCGGTCTTTTTGATGAGAACTCCAAAAGTATTGCCCCCGGGGACTTTGAGCGTCATTGGGGCATCTTTCGTTACGACGGACAGCCTAAGTTTCCGATGGACATCAGCGGAAAGGGGCAAAACCAAATGCTCAAGCCAGTGAAAGGGGTGGAAATGCTGGACAAACAATGGTGTGTACTAAACAGTGATGTGAGAAACTTGAGTAAGGCAATGAAAGAAAAGGACTATGCTTGCAGTAATGCGGATTGCACAAGCATTAAAAATAGTAGCTCATGCAGTTTTCTTGAACCCAGTGACCAAGTCTCTTACGCTTTCAACTCATTCTACCAATCGAGGAACCAAAGCGTGGAGGCGTGTAATTTTAATGGGATGGGAACAAAGGTAACACAAGATCCTTCAAAAGGAGATTGTTTATTTCCGTTACAGATAGAAAGTAGTGCTACAGATTTGGTTGCATTGAGTCTTTCTACAGGACTCTTGTTGCTCATGAGCTTCTTCATATTAATGTAAGAAAATGCATAGCCTAGCTAGCCATATATACAAATTATTGATCCATATATACTCGTTGAAATTGGATAATATTATCTAAAGCAGTTTCTTTCTGTATATACAGAACATTATGGTCAGTCTTCTCTTGCAGGATTTTGAGTATTTCATACATCATGCATATCTGTCCGCATGGTTGATAATGTTCATGTATAAAAGAAAAATTAATTACTTAAGTTCAAGTTGATGATATTAATCAATTACGGGACGCTTAATATTGCAACATTATATTTTGATCATTCAGTTAAACTACTGAAAGACGAGAGAGGGTTGAAGAAGAAATGAGGGAGAAAATATACAGGACTGAAAAGGGAAACATTCTGTTTCTTTCATTTCTTCTTCCCATGCACAGTTTCTGTCACATTCTTTCTTCTCCAATTTGGCTCGTATAATTTCTCTATCACAGTCAAAAAAAGAAGGGGAAAACTGAAAACAATGAAGGTTGAAGCTTAACTTCCAAGAAAGAAACATCCGAACAGACAACAATTTTTTCCTATATATGCCTTTCATGCAAACCACCTAAATTTTAGACTCTAACTTTGAGGTCAGTTCCCAAGATCGTTGAAAAATCTAGAACATGTTTTACCGGAATATGAGAAAATTTTCACACCCTATATTTCCACTACAATTCCGTTGCTTATCCCTAGAGCTACCGTCCATCTCTACTTGCTAAAATTAGATGATCACCTTCTCGTCAAAGTGTGAGGTCCTTCATCTGTGGCACTAATCAAAATCCATTGCCACCATTTACAATATTCCACAACTTGATCAAACTGCTCATACACAATCCTAGCTAGTAGCCCTAGCTATTATAACACTTCCAGCTGTTTGGTTTCCGGCGCATTTCTTCTCGGCAGCGCTCCAAAACTGAGTTGCTGAAGCCATGGTTCGAGTCTTACTTCTTTTAACATATGTTGTTTCCCTGATGTTGGTGAACTTGACCGATGAGGCTCAAGGTTTAGGTGTCAACTGGGGAGGAATGGCGTCGCACCCTTTGGATCCCAACAATGTTGTAAAGATGCTCAAGGACAATGGGATCAAGAAAGTGAAGCTTTTCGACGCAGAGCCTTCCACCATGAAAGCCTTGTCCGGGTCAGGTTTTTCAGTCATCGTTGGAATTCCGAACGATAAGTTGGCATCAATTTCTTCAGATTACAAACATGCCCAAGAATGGGTTAAAGAAAATATCACCAAATATGATCATAATGGGGGCGTCGATATCAGGTTCGGATTTGTATCAGCAAACTTCTTGTTTTTTAAAGCCACAATTTTAGTGAAACCATCGATTTGCATTTCTATTCTATTTAACTTTTAGATATAGGCAATGCTAGCTCAATCCTGATAACTTTCCTAGTTTTCATCCATCTATAAAAGAAAAATAAAGATGATGCAAATGTAATGTTTTCAACAAATTAAAATATCTACTTGAACTTTTGATCATGGTTGATTAACTTTTGGGTTTTTTTTTTTTTTTTTTTTTTATTTTTTTTNNNNNNNNNNNNNNNNNNNNTTAACAAGTTATAATGGGAGTTTTCTTAAGACTACTTTTCCAGCATTGCAAAACATTCAAAAGGCCCTGGATGCAGC encodes:
- the LOC101305703 gene encoding glucan endo-1,3-beta-glucosidase 8-like, with protein sequence MARAAVLVWLLSMMLVSIDIAQGYGINWGSMMTHPLPPKKVVAMLKENGFKKVKLFDAEPSMMDALAGSGLEVMVGIPNDKLSELASDYGSAKAWVKHNVTSYLYDGGVAIKYVAVGNEPFLSSYNGSYVKTTYPAMKNIQKALYDSSQEVGSKIKVTTPFNADVYHSKSDKPTDGEFRQNIRDSMVQILGLLKQAKSPFLVNIYPFLSLSQNTDFPREFAFFDGGGKGVDDGNIHYDNVFDANLDTAHYALKKEGYSDLEIIIGEVGWPTDGGRDANVKLAQKFYDGLFKKLAKGQGSPLRKGSVEVYLFGLFDENSKSIAPGDFERHWGIFRYDGQPKFPMDISGKGQNQMLKPVKGVEMLDKQWCVLNSDVRNLSKAMKEKDYACSNADCTSIKNSSSCSFLEPSDQVSYAFNSFYQSRNQSVEACNFNGMGTKVTQDPSKGDCLFPLQIESSATDLVALSLSTGLLLLMSFFILM